A stretch of Cucumis sativus cultivar 9930 chromosome 2, Cucumber_9930_V3, whole genome shotgun sequence DNA encodes these proteins:
- the LOC101218528 gene encoding protein PELOTA 1 isoform X2 produces the protein MVPIDSDDLWHAFNLIAPGDTVMAVTVRKVIKEKASGGRDAERVKLKLEIKVEEVADYDKVGSILRIRGKNILENEHVKIGAYHTLELELNRPFVLRKDVWDSFALDVLHQASDPAASADLAVVLMQEGLAHVLLVGKSMTITRARIETSIPRKHGPAIAGYESALNKFFDNVLQAFLKYVDFNVVRCAVIASPGFTKDQFHRHLLLEAERRQLRPIIENKSRIVLVHTTSGYKHSLREVLDASNVMNMIKDTKAAQEVRALKDFFSMLSNDPDRACYGPKHVEVAHERLAIQTLLITDDLFRNNDITQRQKYVNLVDSVRDSGGTVHIFSSMHVSGEQLAQITGIAAILRFPLPDLEDIEM, from the exons ATGGTGCCGATTGATTCAGATGATCTATGGCATGCGTTCAATCTGATAGCTCCGGGAGACACTGTCATGGCTGTCACCGTTAG GAAAGTCATCAAAGAGAAGGCTTCTGGAGGAAGAGATGCAGAACGAGTGAAACTCAAGCtagaaataaaagttgagGAG GTGGCAGATTATGACAAAGTTGGCTCTATTCTGCGGATACGTGGaaaaaatattcttgaaaatgaGCATGTGAAG ATTGGGGCTTACCATACTCTAGAACTTGAGCTGAATCGGCCATTTGTTTTGAGaaag GATGTTTGGGACTCTTTTGCACTAGATGTACTCCATCAAGCTTCTG ATCCTGCTGCTAGTGCTGATTTGGCTGTGGTTTTAATGCAAGAAGGACTAGCACATGTTCTCCTTGTTGGAAAGAG TATGACAATTACTCGAGCTCGAATAGAAACTTCAATTCCTCGCAAGCATGGGCCAGCCATTGCTGGTTATGAATCG GCCTTGAATAAATTCTTCGACAATGTTTTGCAG GCTTTCTTGAAGTATGTTGATTTTAATGTGGTGCGCTGTGCAGTGATAGCTAGTCCTGGATTTACAAAG GACCAGTTCCATCGACACTTATTATTGGAAGCTGAAAGAAGACAGCTAAGACCTATTATTGAGAATAAATCTCGCATAGTTCTTGTACATACAACCTCAGGATACAA GCATAGTTTACGAGAGGTTTTGGATGCTTCGAATGTCATGAATATGATAAAAGACACTAAAGCAGCTCAGGAG GTGCGAGCTCTAAAGGACTTTTTCAGCATGCTCTCCAAC GATCCAGACCGTGCTTGTTATGGACCAAAACATGTGGAGGTTGCCCATGAACGACTGGCTATTCAAACGTTGCTCATTACTGATGATCTCTTCAG GAATAATGATATAACGCAGCGGCAAAAGTATGTCAATTTGGTTGATTCAGTTAGAGATTCGGGTGGCACtgttcatatattttcatcCATGCACGTTTCGGGGGAAC AACTTGCCCAGATAACAGGAATTGCAGCTATCCTACGATTTCCTCTGCCGGATCTTGAAGACAttgaaatgtaa
- the LOC101218528 gene encoding protein PELOTA 1 isoform X1 encodes MKIVRKQLDPNGPGSVKMVPIDSDDLWHAFNLIAPGDTVMAVTVRKVIKEKASGGRDAERVKLKLEIKVEEVADYDKVGSILRIRGKNILENEHVKIGAYHTLELELNRPFVLRKDVWDSFALDVLHQASDPAASADLAVVLMQEGLAHVLLVGKSMTITRARIETSIPRKHGPAIAGYESALNKFFDNVLQAFLKYVDFNVVRCAVIASPGFTKDQFHRHLLLEAERRQLRPIIENKSRIVLVHTTSGYKHSLREVLDASNVMNMIKDTKAAQEVRALKDFFSMLSNDPDRACYGPKHVEVAHERLAIQTLLITDDLFRNNDITQRQKYVNLVDSVRDSGGTVHIFSSMHVSGEQLAQITGIAAILRFPLPDLEDIEM; translated from the exons ATGAAGATCGTACGTAAACAGCTTGATCCAAATGGACCTGGTAGCGTCAAG ATGGTGCCGATTGATTCAGATGATCTATGGCATGCGTTCAATCTGATAGCTCCGGGAGACACTGTCATGGCTGTCACCGTTAG GAAAGTCATCAAAGAGAAGGCTTCTGGAGGAAGAGATGCAGAACGAGTGAAACTCAAGCtagaaataaaagttgagGAG GTGGCAGATTATGACAAAGTTGGCTCTATTCTGCGGATACGTGGaaaaaatattcttgaaaatgaGCATGTGAAG ATTGGGGCTTACCATACTCTAGAACTTGAGCTGAATCGGCCATTTGTTTTGAGaaag GATGTTTGGGACTCTTTTGCACTAGATGTACTCCATCAAGCTTCTG ATCCTGCTGCTAGTGCTGATTTGGCTGTGGTTTTAATGCAAGAAGGACTAGCACATGTTCTCCTTGTTGGAAAGAG TATGACAATTACTCGAGCTCGAATAGAAACTTCAATTCCTCGCAAGCATGGGCCAGCCATTGCTGGTTATGAATCG GCCTTGAATAAATTCTTCGACAATGTTTTGCAG GCTTTCTTGAAGTATGTTGATTTTAATGTGGTGCGCTGTGCAGTGATAGCTAGTCCTGGATTTACAAAG GACCAGTTCCATCGACACTTATTATTGGAAGCTGAAAGAAGACAGCTAAGACCTATTATTGAGAATAAATCTCGCATAGTTCTTGTACATACAACCTCAGGATACAA GCATAGTTTACGAGAGGTTTTGGATGCTTCGAATGTCATGAATATGATAAAAGACACTAAAGCAGCTCAGGAG GTGCGAGCTCTAAAGGACTTTTTCAGCATGCTCTCCAAC GATCCAGACCGTGCTTGTTATGGACCAAAACATGTGGAGGTTGCCCATGAACGACTGGCTATTCAAACGTTGCTCATTACTGATGATCTCTTCAG GAATAATGATATAACGCAGCGGCAAAAGTATGTCAATTTGGTTGATTCAGTTAGAGATTCGGGTGGCACtgttcatatattttcatcCATGCACGTTTCGGGGGAAC AACTTGCCCAGATAACAGGAATTGCAGCTATCCTACGATTTCCTCTGCCGGATCTTGAAGACAttgaaatgtaa
- the LOC101219953 gene encoding GDSL esterase/lipase At1g29670, which translates to MKGELLKVYYYCAVVVVVIINGVVDGAASTSSKHKGKGGSGRGICSCYFVFGDSQADNGNNNDMLEREYGRARADYKPYGIDFSSSSSSYIPTGRFTNARNVPDFIAKFLGFDDYIPPFRTTKSRTILKGANYASGGAGILRETGRTLGQVSSIKKQLENHNYTISQMHTLLGSSSKINRYLKECLYTVQIGSNDYLNNYFMPKIYMTSTQYSPQAFATALNKNLSQHLKNLYNYGARKVAIFGVGSIGCTPYARENFEHTGLPCVDEINSAIQLFNSGLKSLVQHLNANLPSAKFTFIDVFQISTVDPLNYGKMVLDAPCCEVGAGAMQCSPFGKVCKNRGDYMFWDGVHPTESGFKLVASRAFNAKQPGEAYPFDINHLVHLS; encoded by the exons ATGAAGGGAGAATTATTGAAGGTGTATTATTATTGTgcagtagtagtagtagtaataataaatggTGTGGTTGATGGAGCTGCATCAACATCATCAAAACACAAAGGGAAAGGTGGTAGTGGTAGGGGTATATGTAGTTGTTACTTTGTATTTGGAGACTCTCAAGCAGACAATGGAAATAACAACGACATGTTAGAAAGAGAATACGGACGTGCAAGAGCTGATTATAAGCCTTATGGCATTGACTTCTCATCGTCATCATCATCATACATACCCACTGGCAGATTCACCAATGCCCGCAACGTTCCTGATTTCATCG cTAAATTTTTAGGGTTTGACGATTACATTCCACCATTTAGGACTACAAAGAGTCGGACTATTCTTAAAGGTGCAAACTATGCATCTGGAGGTGCAGGAATTCTCCGTGAAACTGGAAGAACATTG GGGCAAGTATCAAGCATCAAGAAGCAATTGGAAAATCACAATTACACAATTTCACAGATGCATACGTTGTTGGGAAGCAGTAgtaaaattaatagatatctTAAAGAATGCTTATATACAGTTCAAATTGGAAGCAATGATTACcttaataactattttatgCCAAAAATCTATATGACAAGTACTCAATATTCTCCACAAGCATTTGCCACTGCCCTAAACAAAAATCTCTCTCAACATTTGAAG AATCTATATAATTATGGAGCAAGAAAGGTGGCCATTTTTGGAGTGGGATCCATAGGTTGTACTCCATATGCAAGGGAAAACTTTGAGCACACAGGGCTTCCATGTGTGGACGAAATAAATAGTGCTATTCAACTTTTCAATTCTGGCCTCAAGTCTCTTGTTCAACACCTTAATGCCAACTTGCCTTCTGCTAAATTTACCTTCATTGATGTCTTCCAAATTTCCACTGTTGACCCTTTGAATTATG GTAAAATGGTTCTAGATGCTCCTTGCTGTGAAGTTGGAGCAGGAGCAATGCAATGTTCTCCATTTGGAAAAGTGTGTAAGAATAGAGGAGATTATATGTTTTGGGATGGAGTTCATCCGACTGAAAGTGGATTTAAATTAGTAGCAAGTAGAGCCTTTAATGCCAAACAACCTGGTGAAGCTTACCCTTTTGATATTAACCACCTCGTTCATCTATCTTAA